One Chordicoccus furentiruminis DNA window includes the following coding sequences:
- a CDS encoding replication initiator protein A translates to MKKQLANDSVRTEEPEQNSFTQIPLSLYEAQPYREITPLSRQLYGLLRYRTCLAEKYGWEDEKGRRYIYCTIRQISEELGCSVRTAGKLITELQEKGFLEKERQGQGKPKRDNLADTTDPQASLLPT, encoded by the coding sequence ATGAAAAAGCAACTGGCAAATGACAGTGTCCGGACGGAAGAGCCGGAACAGAACAGCTTTACGCAAATTCCTTTGTCATTGTACGAAGCGCAGCCATACCGGGAGATAACGCCATTGTCGAGACAGCTATATGGACTTCTCCGTTATCGGACCTGCCTCGCTGAAAAGTATGGGTGGGAAGACGAAAAGGGCAGGAGATACATTTATTGCACAATCCGGCAGATCTCGGAAGAACTGGGGTGCTCGGTCAGAACGGCAGGAAAGCTTATAACAGAGCTGCAGGAGAAGGGTTTTCTTGAGAAGGAACGGCAAGGGCAGGGAAAGCCAAAAAGAGACAACCTCGCGGATACAACTGATCCACAGGCGTCTCTTCTCCCTACTTGA
- a CDS encoding AraC family transcriptional regulator → MPEEKDLIVDNAYYKNNRIDFKDRKHPLFVGSCGMFRLISRPRLPTYRPRGRLDFQLLYVAHGRAYFYFNGKRQIVNAGNMVLYRPREEQRYYYYGVDRTEVYWVHFTGNDVTNILRKYGFKDHEHVIYTGTSVEYKNLFQRMIEERKGNRTDNEELLVMYLREIFIMIHRLDGEHVTPKNPFLSEEMVHAVAYFHENYRKQISIEEYAAARGMSISWFIRSFKRYTGHTPNQYILSLRISNAQILLETTAYSVQEIASVVGYDNPLYFSRLFHKLCGQSPREFRDQFKEEEKDVEGRKEKDGIEFGE, encoded by the coding sequence ATGCCTGAGGAAAAAGATCTCATTGTCGATAACGCCTACTATAAGAATAACCGGATAGACTTTAAGGACAGAAAACATCCGCTGTTTGTTGGCAGCTGCGGGATGTTCCGTTTGATCAGTCGGCCGCGGCTTCCGACGTATAGACCGAGAGGAAGGCTCGACTTTCAGCTGCTGTATGTGGCGCATGGCAGAGCTTATTTCTATTTCAATGGGAAACGACAGATCGTCAACGCAGGTAATATGGTGCTGTACCGTCCGAGAGAAGAACAACGGTATTATTATTACGGTGTTGACCGGACTGAAGTTTACTGGGTTCACTTCACTGGAAATGACGTGACGAATATCCTTCGAAAGTACGGATTTAAGGATCATGAGCATGTAATCTATACGGGTACGTCCGTTGAGTATAAGAATCTGTTTCAGAGGATGATCGAGGAGCGAAAAGGAAACCGGACGGATAACGAAGAACTTCTTGTAATGTACCTGCGGGAAATCTTTATCATGATTCACAGACTGGACGGAGAGCATGTTACACCAAAGAATCCGTTCCTGTCTGAAGAAATGGTACATGCCGTTGCTTATTTTCACGAGAACTACAGGAAGCAGATCAGCATAGAAGAGTATGCGGCTGCAAGAGGAATGAGCATCAGCTGGTTCATTCGAAGTTTCAAACGATATACGGGGCATACACCAAATCAATATATTCTTTCCCTTAGAATCTCTAATGCGCAGATCCTTTTGGAGACGACTGCGTACAGCGTGCAGGAAATTGCCTCTGTCGTTGGCTATGATAATCCGCTGTACTTCAGCAGGCTTTTTCATAAGCTGTGCGGACAGTCCCCGAGAGAATTCCGTGATCAGTTTAAAGAAGAAGAGAAGGACGTAGAGGGCCGTAAAGAGAAGGACGGGATTGAATTTGGCGAATGA